Proteins encoded by one window of Desulfobacteraceae bacterium:
- a CDS encoding M1 family metallopeptidase, which produces MSEALPIHYKLSLTPDLARFRFSGRVEIHWNAPAPVTTVGLNMLELALWDCRVQVGGRTRDCPFTITPADEWVQVTLPEALSGEFVLSLGFEGRINDQMAGFYRSRYGRAEQPKYMAVTQFQESAARMAFPCLDHPAHKATFDLELIVDRDLEAISNQSVAAERLLDDGRKAVVFQTTPRMSTYLLFFGVGEFEFIEDPRKPLVRVATPPGLSRYGSFGLEFGRKALTYCQDYYAINYPLSKMDLIAVPDFAFGAMENWGAITFRENLLLYYPDITSRSAAERICEVTAHEIVHQWFGNLVTPVDWKYLWLNESFATYFGYGVVDHYYPDWDIWEQFVAGQTESALARDGLQETFAIEIPGGAHVVINAGTAPIIYSKGGSILRQIHGFIGDGHFRDGLRQYLATHAYGCAASHHLWEALEAVSQQPVTRIMQSWVEQPGYPVVEVGREAGELVLRQRRFTYLPMETNQSWLVPVAIGIYDQNGSLREENVLLEGPETRVAIGTECRCYKVNFGQRGFYRVSYRDGANLAALGEGVRTGELDAMDRWGLQNDLYALVRSGIVPLSEYLDFLGRYRDETGFLPLSSIAANLDHAHLVCPSPLGDRAAELGRTLFERALDAIGLAPRPEEALTRSLLRDQILWLAVRFGSKKCAAFARERFAALMAGTAVHPDICRSVMQAGAFFASEVVLEWFLGRFKTASSEHDRMNVLTALGCLPRPELIHRALDFVMAEVPGRNQFVPIAAMAANPAALPLMWDWYRARLGELEKFHPMLYERVIGAIVPVCGLGRESEVGAFFEDYLAQDQKFRDVIRLSLEKLEINRRLRDACGPTGD; this is translated from the coding sequence ATGTCCGAAGCACTTCCCATCCACTACAAACTGTCCTTGACACCTGATCTCGCCCGCTTCCGGTTCAGCGGCCGGGTGGAGATTCACTGGAATGCGCCTGCGCCGGTAACGACGGTGGGCCTCAACATGCTGGAGCTCGCCTTGTGGGACTGCAGGGTGCAGGTGGGCGGGCGGACCCGCGACTGCCCGTTCACCATCACCCCCGCCGATGAATGGGTCCAGGTGACCCTGCCCGAGGCCTTGAGCGGCGAATTCGTGCTGAGCCTGGGCTTCGAGGGTCGGATCAACGATCAGATGGCGGGGTTTTACCGCAGCCGCTACGGCAGGGCCGAGCAACCGAAATATATGGCGGTCACCCAGTTTCAGGAAAGTGCGGCCCGCATGGCGTTCCCCTGCCTGGACCACCCGGCCCACAAGGCCACCTTCGATCTGGAGCTGATCGTCGACCGCGACCTGGAGGCCATTTCCAACCAGAGCGTGGCGGCTGAACGGCTGCTTGACGACGGCCGGAAAGCCGTGGTCTTTCAGACCACCCCCAGGATGTCGACCTATCTTCTCTTTTTCGGGGTAGGTGAATTCGAGTTCATCGAGGATCCCCGCAAACCGCTGGTGCGGGTGGCCACCCCGCCGGGGTTGAGCCGCTACGGCAGCTTCGGCCTGGAGTTCGGCCGCAAGGCCCTGACCTACTGCCAGGATTATTATGCCATCAACTACCCGCTGTCCAAGATGGACCTGATCGCGGTTCCCGATTTCGCCTTCGGCGCCATGGAAAACTGGGGGGCGATCACCTTCCGCGAAAATCTCCTCCTCTACTATCCCGATATCACCTCCCGATCGGCCGCCGAGCGCATCTGCGAGGTGACGGCCCACGAAATCGTGCACCAGTGGTTCGGCAACCTGGTCACGCCGGTGGACTGGAAATACCTCTGGCTGAACGAGAGCTTCGCCACCTATTTCGGTTACGGGGTGGTGGACCACTACTATCCGGACTGGGACATCTGGGAACAGTTCGTCGCCGGACAGACCGAAAGCGCCCTGGCCCGCGACGGCCTGCAGGAAACCTTTGCCATCGAAATCCCCGGCGGCGCGCACGTGGTCATCAACGCCGGCACCGCGCCGATCATCTACAGCAAAGGCGGCAGCATCCTGCGCCAGATCCACGGCTTTATCGGCGATGGGCATTTCCGCGACGGCCTGCGCCAATATCTCGCAACCCACGCCTACGGCTGCGCCGCCAGCCACCACCTATGGGAGGCGCTGGAGGCGGTCTCACAGCAGCCGGTGACCCGGATCATGCAAAGCTGGGTGGAACAGCCCGGCTACCCCGTGGTGGAGGTGGGCCGCGAGGCCGGTGAGCTGGTTCTGCGCCAGCGGCGGTTCACCTACCTGCCCATGGAAACAAATCAGTCCTGGCTGGTGCCGGTTGCGATCGGGATCTACGATCAAAACGGATCGCTGCGGGAGGAGAACGTTCTTTTGGAGGGGCCCGAAACCCGGGTGGCGATCGGCACCGAATGCCGCTGCTACAAGGTCAACTTCGGTCAGCGGGGCTTCTACCGGGTGTCCTATCGCGACGGCGCCAACCTGGCGGCGCTGGGCGAGGGTGTGCGCACAGGGGAACTGGACGCCATGGACCGCTGGGGGCTTCAGAACGATCTCTACGCCCTGGTGCGCAGCGGCATCGTGCCGCTTTCGGAGTATCTGGATTTCCTCGGCCGTTACCGGGACGAAACCGGCTTCCTGCCGCTTTCCAGCATCGCCGCCAACCTGGATCACGCCCACCTGGTCTGCCCCTCGCCGCTGGGCGATCGGGCGGCCGAACTGGGCCGCACACTCTTTGAAAGGGCGCTCGACGCCATCGGACTGGCGCCCCGGCCGGAGGAAGCCCTCACCCGCTCGCTCCTGCGCGATCAGATTCTCTGGTTGGCGGTGCGCTTCGGGTCTAAAAAATGTGCGGCCTTTGCCCGGGAGCGCTTCGCGGCGCTGATGGCGGGCACAGCGGTTCATCCCGACATCTGCCGCAGCGTGATGCAGGCGGGCGCATTCTTCGCTTCCGAGGTGGTCCTGGAATGGTTTTTGGGGCGTTTCAAAACCGCCTCCAGCGAACACGACCGGATGAATGTGCTGACCGCCCTGGGGTGCCTGCCGCGGCCCGAGCTGATTCACAGGGCGCTTGATTTCGTCATGGCCGAGGTGCCGGGCCGCAACCAGTTCGTCCCCATCGCCGCCATGGCCGCCAATCCCGCGGCGCTGCCGCTGATGTGGGATTGGTACCGTGCCCGTCTCGGGGAGCTCGAGAAATTCCACCCCATGCTCTATGAGCGCGTCATCGGTGCGATTGTGCCGGTCTGTGGTCTGGGACGGGAATCGGAGGTGGGGGCGTTTTTCGAAGACTATCTGGCGCAGGACCAGAAATTTCGCGATGTCATCCGGCTTTCCCTGGAAAAGCTGGAGATC